In Desulfovibrio sp. X2, a genomic segment contains:
- a CDS encoding class I SAM-dependent methyltransferase: MTTFREANVNRFNGFGEHYDAFRPAAPAVIPDLLARYARIPAGSLPGLVVDLGCGTGLSTRVWLGRARRITGVEPNDDMRAQAERASAGLPGAETLSFRKGTSTDTGLAEGSADILTCSQCLHWMEPAPTFAEIARVLRPGGVFCAFDYDGIPAVDYEVEEAVRDLRRRVAALEAERRFAPVRKWGKEKHLERIADSGLFRYVRDVRLYSVLTGGAVWLKGFMRSQGGVQTMLGHGMSEEEIGLSAFAEVADRVLGDAEVPLVFGYRARVAVK; encoded by the coding sequence ATGACCACCTTTCGCGAAGCGAACGTCAACCGCTTCAACGGCTTCGGAGAACACTACGACGCGTTCCGGCCCGCGGCCCCGGCCGTGATCCCGGACCTGCTCGCGCGCTATGCCCGCATCCCCGCAGGGTCCCTGCCCGGTCTGGTGGTGGACCTCGGCTGCGGCACCGGGCTGTCCACCCGCGTCTGGCTCGGCCGCGCGCGGCGCATCACGGGCGTGGAGCCCAACGACGACATGCGCGCCCAGGCCGAGCGCGCGAGCGCCGGGCTGCCCGGGGCCGAGACCCTGTCCTTCAGGAAGGGCACGTCCACGGACACGGGCCTTGCCGAAGGCTCGGCCGACATCCTGACCTGCTCGCAGTGCCTGCACTGGATGGAGCCCGCGCCCACCTTCGCGGAGATCGCCCGCGTGCTCCGGCCCGGCGGCGTGTTCTGCGCCTTCGACTACGACGGCATCCCGGCCGTGGACTACGAGGTGGAGGAGGCCGTGCGCGACCTGCGCCGCCGCGTGGCCGCCCTGGAGGCCGAGCGCCGCTTCGCGCCGGTGCGCAAGTGGGGCAAGGAAAAGCACCTGGAACGCATCGCGGACAGCGGCCTGTTCCGCTACGTGCGCGACGTGCGGCTCTACAGCGTGCTCACCGGCGGGGCCGTCTGGCTCAAGGGCTTCATGCGCAGCCAGGGCGGCGTGCAGACCATGCTCGGCCACGGCATGAGCGAGGAGGAGATCGGACTTTCCGCCTTCGCCGAGGTGGCTGACCGCGTGCTCGGCGACGCCGAGGTGCCCCTGGTCTTCGGCTACCGTGCGCGCGTGGCCGTGAAATAG
- a CDS encoding DedA family protein gives MHIIAQFIDFLLHVDVHLAAFLAQYGAWTYLLLFAIIFCETGLVVTPVLPGDSLLFVTGALSGAGLLHGPFIFVLLAAAAIAGDSLNYWIGRRVGPAVFTREKTRFFKKEHLLQAHEFYERHGGKAIVLGRFLPIIRTFAPFVAGIAAMSYKSFVFYNVTGALLWVGVVLGIGHFFGNLPIVRQNMAVAIYGIIVLSCVPAAVEFVRARRRARAARERDRE, from the coding sequence ATGCACATCATCGCCCAGTTCATAGACTTCCTGCTGCACGTGGACGTGCACCTGGCGGCGTTCCTGGCCCAGTACGGCGCCTGGACCTACCTGCTCCTTTTCGCCATCATCTTCTGCGAGACCGGCCTCGTGGTCACGCCCGTGCTGCCCGGCGACTCCCTGCTCTTCGTCACCGGCGCGCTCTCGGGCGCAGGGCTGCTGCACGGCCCGTTCATCTTCGTCCTGCTCGCGGCCGCGGCCATCGCGGGCGACTCGCTCAACTACTGGATAGGCCGCCGCGTGGGCCCGGCCGTGTTCACGCGCGAGAAGACGCGCTTCTTCAAGAAGGAGCACTTGCTGCAGGCGCACGAGTTCTACGAGCGCCACGGCGGCAAGGCCATCGTGCTCGGCCGCTTCCTGCCCATCATCCGCACCTTCGCGCCCTTCGTGGCGGGCATCGCCGCCATGAGCTACAAGAGCTTCGTCTTCTACAACGTCACCGGCGCGCTCCTCTGGGTGGGCGTGGTGCTCGGCATCGGCCACTTCTTCGGCAACCTGCCCATCGTGCGCCAGAACATGGCCGTGGCCATCTACGGCATCATCGTCCTCTCCTGCGTCCCGGCCGCCGTGGAGTTCGTGCGCGCGCGGCGCAGGGCCAGGGCCGCCCGGGAGCGGGACCGCGAATAG